ACCGATCGCACCTCGGACGAGGCCCGCGAAGCCGGCGCCGAGCGCGTCATCCGGCATCCAGCCAATCGTGGCGTGGGCGCGGGAATTCGTACCGGGCTGCTGGCTGCGAAGGGGGAGGGCTTCCGCTACGCGGCGATTCTCTCGGGTGACGATCAGCACGAGCCCGACGAGCTGCCGCGCGTGCTCCAGCCGCTGTTCGACGACGAAGCCGACCTGGTGCAGGGCTCGCGCTGGCTGCCGGGCGGGGCCACGCCCGGCATCCCGCCGTCGCGGCGTTGGCTCACGCGCATCTATCCGATACTGTTCCGCATCGCCAGCGGCTACCCGTGCACCGACGGAACGAACGGCTTTCGCGCATTTCGGCTCTCGATCCTCGACGATCCGCGCATCCGTCTCGAGCAAAGCTGGCTGGATCGCTACGAGCTCGAGCCTTATCTGTTGTTCCAGGCAGTGCGCTGCGGCTACCGCGTCCGTGAAGTGCCGGTGACCGTGCGCTATCATTCCCGAGGCACTACCAAGATGAAGATCTTTCGTGACGGCTGGCGAATTCTCCGGCCGTTGATCTATCTGCGCATGGGATGGCGGAAATGACGCCTCGCGACCAGTCGATGAACGCGCTGAAAGATCGGCGGGTGCTGGTGACCGGCGGCGCGGGCTTCGTCGGCAGCGCCCTGGTCAGGCGCCTGATCGCGATCGGGGCGCAGGTCACGGTGCTCGACGATCTGTTCACCGGGCGGCGCGAGAATCTTCCCGCGGATGGGCTCACGTTCTATCAGGGCTCGGTCTGCGATCTGCCGCTGGTCGAGCACGCCGTGGGCGAGGCCGAGGTGGTGTTCCACTGCGCCGCGCGAAACATCGTCATCTCGACGAAAGACCCGCGCCAGGACTACGAGACCAACATTGGTGGCACTCTCAACGTGCTGCTGGCGGCGCGCGCGACGGGGCCCAAGCGCGTGGTGTACACGTCGTCGACGTCGGTGTACGGCAATCCCCGATATCTTCCGATCAACGAGGACGATCGGCTTTCGTTGCTGACGCCCTACTCGGTCTCGAAGCTCGCGGGCGAGAACTACTGCATGGCGTTCTACGAGTCGTACGGCCTGCCGACGACGGCGGTGCGATATTCGAACATCTTCGGCCCCGGCCAGGATCCCGACAATCCCTACTGCGGCGTGGTCGCCAAGTTCGCCGACTCGCTGTTCGCGGGGAAGCCCCCCGTGATCCACGGTGACGGCAATCAGACCCGCGACTTCACCTACATCGACGACGCCGTCGAGGCGACGCTCCTCGCCGCGACCTCGGATCGCTCGATCGGCGAGGTGTTCAACGTCGGCACCGGCGTCGAAACGCGCGTCAACGAGCTGGCGGCGATCCTGATCCGGCTCGTGGGCGCAAAGGTCGAGCCCGTGCATAGCGATCGCCGCGACGTGGACAACATTCGTCGTCGCGTGGTGAACATCGAGAAGACCCGGCGCGCCCTGCGCTGGGTGCCCGAGGTGACGCTCGAGGAAGGCCTGCGCCGCACCGTCGAGTGGCAGCGCACCAGCAGCCTCAGGGCGCGGGGAGTGGCGGCGAGGAACTGAGTCGAGCGCCGCGGGCGCGGCGCTCGATCGAGCCGGCTCACTTCGGCCACAGCCAGCCGAACGTTCCTCCGGTCAGCATCCCGAAGATCAATCCGTCGAAGGTGTGGCGGAGCGTGGTGGCCCACGATTTCTGGTACCAGATCGAGTTCGGGAACTGGCCCAGCGAGTAGGCGACGAACGCCACCGTGCCGGCGATCTGGAACACGCGCAGATAGGCCGCACCAGGCGGCAGCGCGCGACCCGCAATGTAGGCCGTGAACACGCCGACCAGCACGCAGAACAGGAACCATTGCGTCATGCTCTTGCCCATTTGGAACATGCCGTTGGGCATCACCGTCGCCACCATCACCGGGCCCTTCTCGAGCTTGGCCTTGAACTCGGGGGTGCGCATGGCCTCCGTGCTGCCGGCCCGCGGCACCATGTAGTCGCCCGGCGGAATCTCGAACTTCCGCAGCGCCTCCATGACCTCGTCCTGCCGTGGAAGCATCCGATAGTCGCCGCCGTGATACTTGAGAAACATGTGGATGAGCGAGCTGGCGATGAACACGAGGACCGACGACAGCAGAATCGGGAGCAGCAACGCCATCAGGGAAACCATCGCGACCTCCTTCAACCGGCGATACGGGGGATCGGATTGGACCGCACCCTTCGAGCCATCACGAAGTACCGGGAAATGGTCTTCATGATCTTCATCTTGCTCGCGCCCTCCTTGAGATCGTAGCGCAACACCAGCGGCGCCTCGGTCACCTTCGCGCCGCCGCGCCCGAGCTTCACCAGCAGCTCGGCCATGCAGACGAACCCGACCTCCTCGATCATTCGATCGCCCCACGCGGCGAACGCGCGCTTGAGCATCGAAGCGCGATAGAGCCGATAGCCGCAGGTGTAGTCCCGCGCACCCTTCACGCGAGCCACCACCGACAGCAGGAAACTGGCCCCCCGCGACAGCACCTTGCGGAGCGCGGTCAGGCCGACCTCGTCGCCACCGGCCACGTAGCGGGAGGCGATCACGATGTCGGCGTGCTCGCGCTCGAGCGTCTCCCACATGCGCGGCAGCAGAGCGGGATCGTGCGTGTTGTCGGCGTCCATGGTCGCGATCAGGTCATCGGGCGCGCAGCGCTGGAGCGCGCCGGTGAGCCCGGTGCGCAGCCCGGCGCCGAGATTGCGGTTGACGCCGTGGGGAATGACCTCCAGGTCGAGCCGTCCCTTGAAACGCTCGGCGGCGGCGATGGTGCCATCGGTGCTGCCGTCGTCCACCACCAGCACCCGCAGCTTCGCGCCGCGTTCCGCCAGCACCGGCGCGAGCGTGACGAAGCGCTCGAGCAGCTGTGGCAGCGAGCGCTCCTCGTTGTAGGCGGGCAGCGCCATCCAGATCGAGATCGTGCCGCGACCGGCCTCGGCCGGAGCGCGCCCAGGCTCGCTCACTGCTTTCCGCCGCGCACGCGTTCGACCAGGGCCGCCATCGCCCGCACCGACTCGAGATTGTCCGGCACGACTTCTTGATCGGGAATCTTCACCTCGAAATTCTCTTCGCAGAACGTGACGACCTTGAGGATCGAGAGCGAATCCAGCAGGCCTTTCTCGATCAGGTTCTCGTCGAGCGAGAGCTCGCGCAGCTCGCGATCGTAGAGGACGTCCTGGATCAGGAAGTCGCGGATGCGGGATTCGGTCGGGGTCGGGCTGGTCATGCCTCATCCTTTCGTGCAGTCGCCTCGCCGGCCGCGAGCGCGGCGCGATCCACCTTGCCGCTCGTGGTGCGGGGCAGGGATTCTCGGAAGCCGATTTCCTCGGGAACCATGTACCGGGGAAGGGTGCGCGCGCAATGGTCCCGCAGCGCGGCCGCGGACGGACCCGCTCCGGCCCCGGCATCGTGTTTCAGCACGATCACGGCCTTCAAGCGATTGCCGATCTCGGGATCGGGAATCGGCAGCACCACCGCTTCGGCCACCAAAGCGTGCGCATGGAGCGCGCCTTCGATCTCGGCCAGCTCGACGCGATAGCCGCGGGTCTTCACCTGATGGTCGCGCCGCCCATGAAACATGAGCACGCCGTCGTCGTTCCAGCGCACCCGGTCGCCGGTGCGATAGGCGCGTCGCGTGCGGCCGTCGAGCGGGAGGTCGCGCAGGGTCTGCCGCGTGCGCGCGTCGTCTCCCCAGTACCCGCGCATCACGCTCGCCCCCGACACCCATAGCTCGCCGATCTCGCCGCGCGGCGTCTCGCGCAGCTCGTCGTCGAGCAGCCATGCCTGATCGCCCGAGCAAGGCACCCCGATCGGCAGCGGCGAATCGTCGCGCGGTGGCGACTTCACCTCGTGCCAGGTGCAGACGTTGGTCTCGGTCGGTCCGTAGAGGTTGGCGAAGCGCGCGCGCGGCACCAGCTCCATCCACTGGCGGAGCAGCGGCACCGGCATCACCTCGCCCGCGAACAGCAGCACCCGCAGCGCCGAAAGATCGCGGCTCGCGATCTGCCCGTGGCGCAACAGCAGCGCGAGCGCGCTCGGCGTCTCGTAGATCACGGTGAGCCTCGAACCGGCGTAGAGATTCGCGATCGCCGCCGGGAACGCGGCGGCGCGCGCCGGCACCGGAAAGACCGCGGCGCCCGCCAGCGCGGAGGCGAACAGATCGAAGGTCGAGAGGTCGAAATGAAACGGCGCGTGATTCGACACGCGATCGCGTTCGCTCATTTCGAAGCTGGCTGCCGCCCACTCCACGAACGCCAGCGCGCTGGCGTGGGTGTGCACTACGCCCTTGGGCACGCCGGTCGAGCCCGACGTGTAGAGGATGTAGGCGAGGTCATCCGCGCCCGGAGGGTCGTCGAGCGGCGCGTCGGATTCGGATTCCAGCTCGCGCCACTCGATCAGTCGCGGGGTCGCGCTCGCCGCGGTGGCCGGCGCGGCGCCCGTCACCCACAGCCCGCGCAGGGAATCGAGCTCGCGCACCGATTCGCCCGCGGCCGCGAGCCGGTCCGGGCTCGTGACCAGCGCGGCGAGTCCGGCGTCGCGCGCGATGGTGGCGAGCCGCGCCGGTGGCGCCCCGGGATCGATCGGCACGTAGGCCGCGCCGGCCTCGAGCGCTCCCCACAGCGCGGCGATCGCGGCGTGCGACTTGTGGAGCCACAGCCCGACGCGATCGCCCCGGGTCACGCCACGCCCGCGCAGCGATCGTGCGATGCGATTCGCCTGCGACGCGAGTGCCGCGTAGGAAAGGCTCGCGCCCTCCAGCACCACCGCGTCGCGGCCGCCGTGCCGTGCGGCCGAATCGCGCAGCAGCGAGCCCAGATTCCTCCTCATGCGCGTTCGCGGCCTCGACCGGTCATGGGCCGGCTAGAGCCCGAGGCAGCGGGCGATGATCTTGCGCTGCATCTCCGAGGTGCCGGAGTAGAGCGTGCCCGAGAGCGCGTCGCGCACCTCGCGCTCGATCGGGAATTCGCGCATGTAGCCGTAGCCGCCGTGGAGCTGCAGCGCGTCGAGTGCCGCGCGGACGTGGGTCTCGCTCACGAACAGCTTGGCGACCGCCGACTCCAGTACCGTGCTCCGGCCTTCGCCCTGCATCCAGCCGACGCGATAGAGCAGGAAGCGGCCGGCGTCGATCGCCACCTTCATGTCGGCGAGCCGGTCGGCCACCGATTCGAACTTGGCGATCGGCTGGCCGAACTGGCGCCGCGCCTTCGCGTATTTCACGCAGTCGTCGAGCAGCCGGTCCATCGAGCCGAGGTGCGCCGCGAAGATGCAGGCCCGTTCCCATTCCATCGCCGAGTTGAACACCGCCATGCCGGCGCCTTCCGGGCCGAGCCGCGCGCTCTCGGGCACGACACACTCGTCGAAGATCACCTCGCCCATCGGCGAGGTGCGCAGCCCCATCTTGTGGATCGGCTCGCCGAAGGTGAGGCCCCTGGTTCCGCGCGGCACCAGGAACGACGTCAGGGCCTTCGATTTCCCTTCCGCGGAGCGATCGAGATAGGCGAACGCCACCGCCACGTCGGCGACCGGCGCGTTGGTGCTGAAGGTTTTGGTGCCGTTGAGGACGTAGCCCGGTTGCGATCCGCTCGCGCGGGTCGCGCGCGCCGCCAGCGAGAACACGTCGGAGCCCGCGTTGGGTTCGGTGATGGCGTGCGCGCCGATCGCCTGGCCCGAGACCAGGCGCGGCAGCCACTCGCGCTTCTGCGCCTCGCTGCCGTAGGCCACCAGCGGCATCTGGCACGCCCACATCTGAGCGTTGAGGCTGAACACCAGGCCGTTGTCGCGGCAGCCCTTCCCCAGCGCTTCCATGGCGATGATGGTGGTGAGCAGGTCGCGACCCTGGCCGCCGTATTCGACCGGCACGGGCAGCCCGAGCAACCCGAACTCGGCGGCCAGCTTCCAGGCCTCGCGATCGAAGCCGTCGGCGGCGTCGAGCGCGGCGACGTCGCGGTTCAGCTGCTCGCGAGCGAACTCGAGCGTGGCATCGTAGAGTTCGCGCTGCTCGGCGCTGAACTCGAAGTTCATGACCGTGCCTCCACCGCCCGCGCAGCGGGATGGAGCGCCAGCACCCACTGGAGCACGCGCTCGACGATCTCCTTCTGGCGATCCATGCGGTTGAAGCCGTCGTGCACGCTTCCCGGCCAGATCTCGACCTCGAGCCGCTCGCGCGTTCGGGCGTCGAGTCGCGGCCACAGTCGTTCGAGCGCGCCCTGGAAGGTGAGGAATTCCTGATCGGCTTCGCCGTAGAGGAACAGGGCGCGGGTGGTGGAGCGCGCCAGCGCCTCGAACGCGCCCACGAAATTGGGATCGAGCGCCGGGCCCTGCGAGGGGGCGCCGGGCTCGGCGCTCGATCGCCCGAGGCCGCGCAGCCGCGACTCGACGTTTCTCCACAATTCGGGATCGGCGAGGCGCTTCCAGTTGTCGCGGTTCTGCATGGCCTGCCAGACTCCTTCCCATTTGCCGCGCGAGTTGCGCAACTCGCGCATGGTGTCGAGCGACATCACCGGCGCCGAAACGAACGCAATGCCGTGGACCCAATCGGGCTCGGCCAGCATCGCCGAAAGGGCGGTGCGCGCGTCGAAGCAGCTCCCGGTCAACACGAAGCGCTCGGCGATGCCGGAGTCGCGCAGTGTACGCAAGATCGCCATCAGATCCGACTGATTGGGTGTCGAGGGATCAAGGAAGCCGTTCACCCCGCTGCTGTCGCCGTTCCCGTGGTAGTCGAAGCGGCAGGCGGCGAAGCCCCGCGCGGCCAGCCAGCGGGCGCCCCGCACCCAGTCGCGGTTACGGTGCGAGCGCGGGCGTGTGAGATGCACCGCCGCCAGGCCCGCGGGTGGCGCGCCCGGCGCGGGAGGGGTCACGATCGCGACCAGGTCGCCGTCGGGCGCGCGCACGATTCGCGGCTGCTCGGCGCGAGCGCGCTCGCGTTCCTCCGCCGTTTCAGCCCAGGGCACGGATCCACTCGGTGGTGAAGTTCACGAGCTCCGGGCTTTCCCAGGCCGGATTCTGAAGGAAAGGCCAGCCGACGTCGGCGCGCACTTCGCGCACCTCGACCTCGCAGCCACGGGCGCGCAGCGTCTCCGCCAGCTCCTGATGGGAACGGGCGAGCGTGCGGCGCGGATCGATCTGGACGATCAGCGCCGGCCCGCGAAAGCCCGCCAGCCGATCGGCCAACGGCCGATCGGCACTCGCAACCAGCGCGCGGTGCAGGTAGTAGCCGAGCACGTCGACGCGTCCCTCCCGCTCGAGCGTGCTCAACATTTCGTCGACCGTGAGCCTCGCTCGTTCCCCCTGGGCGACCTGCGAGAACAACACGCCGCGCAGGAGCGAGCGGAAGTAGTCGGACGGTGCTTCCACCGGTTCCCACAGCGCGAGCGCCTTGAATCGCTCGCCCTCGGCGACCACCCGTGCCAGCGCCAGCGCGCCGAGCCGGATCCCGACCGCCACGACTTCCGGGGCGCCGCTCTTCCGGCGCAGCTCGGCGAGCACCCCGCGGATGTCGTCGGCGAAGCTCCCCAGGGTGAGATCCGCCGAGTCGCCGCCGGAGTCGCCCTGGCCACGTGGGTGGAAGCGAATCGTGGCGATTCCGTGGCGGGCGAGCGCTCGGGCCAGCTCCACTTCGCTGCGGTAGCCGGTGAGCTGCTCCACGCCCAGGCCGGGCACGATCAGAGCCGCGATTCCGGCCGCCGGCACCGGTCGAGCCGGGTGGTAGACCGAGTAGAGTGGGCAGCCCCCGAGGTCGAGAAAAGCCGGGATCTCCCCGTTCAAGGCGGGTTCGGCGGGTGCCGCGGGACTGCCGGGTCCGAACAGGGGCGTCACGGGTGGGAAACCGGGGGGCGAGGGGGGAGGAGAAGACGAGGAGACACGACCCCAAAATCCTATCGAGACCCGCTCCGGCGCGTCAATCCAACCCCCGATCGTCAAATGTCTTGATTCCGCTGTCATGGGCTTGATAGGCTGATTCCCGTCCCCGGAGCCCCGCGCTCTCAATCGCCGACCTGGAGGATGGCCCGCATCGCGAATTGATAACTGGGTTTGAGTTGTAGTTGGTCGAGCGAACATCTTCGGCCGCCCCCGAGAGGTCGGTCGCCAGCCAAGCATCAGAGGATCTGACACCTTGCTGTTTCCCCCGCTGTTCGTGCTCGATATGTCCAGGACCCAGTCCACGCGGACCATGCTCGTGCCTTAGCCCGGAAGACCTCCCGCCAGGTTTTCCGGTTTTTCTTTTTTGGGTGGGCGAAACAACCGAGAGCGGCATCATGCACCCTGACAGCTTCGCAACCCCCAGCGTTGTCGTCATCGGCAATACCTCCCGGCCCGTCAGCAGCGTTGGAGGCGATCCGGGATTCCGCCCCACGACCGCCAGCGTCACTTCCGTCCCCGGAATGGAACCCGGAATGGAATCGGTTTCGTCGGGCGTGGGTTCGATTCCGCAAGCGTCCACGCTCGCGGGCGCCTCGGCCGCGCCCGGGCACGAGTCACACCTGGGGCTCAACGGCAATGGCAACGGGAATGGCCTCTCGGTGAGCGCGCTCTCGCACTGGTCCCCGCCGGTTTCGGCCTCCGCCGGCGGCGGCACTCTGGTCTCGTCGCCGCCGGTGCTGGCCGCCCCGCTCGAGGATCGCGGCTTGTATCTGCGCTTCGGCAAGCGGTTGCTCGACGTGATCGGCGCCACCGTCGCACTGGTGGCCAACTCGCCGCTGCTGCTCCTCGCGATCATCGCGATCAAGCTCGAATCGCCGGGCCCGGTGCTCTACCGATCGAAGCGCATCGGACGAAACGGGAGGCCCTTCACGTTCCTGAAGCTGCGCTCGATGGTGGACGGCGCGGATCGTGGCCGTCACCACATCGCCCATCTGAACGAGGCCGAGGGTCCGATCTTCAAGATCATGAACGACCCGCGTGTTACCCGGGTCGGACGCATCCTGCGCATCACTTCCATCGACGAGATTCCGCAATTCCTCAACGTGTTGCGCGGCGAGATGAGCCTGGTGGGCCCGAGACCGCCGCTGCCCAACGAAGTGGCACAGTACGAGCCGTGGCAGCTCCACCGGCTCGACGTGTTGCCGGGCCTCACCTGTCTGTGGCAGATCAGCGGGCGCAGCCGCATCGGCTTCAACGAGTGGATGCGCCTGGACCTCGAGTACATCAAGCATCGATCCCTCGGATTGGACGTGAAGATCCTCCTTCGAACGATACCGGCCGTACTCTCGCGGGACGGGGCTTACTGAGGGACGCGCCCACGCGGCCCCCGCGCCTCGAACCGACCCCACCAGATCCCGCAATCACTTCCTCCGAGCCCGACCCCGCCGCCGATTCGGCGGTGATCTGGAACATCGTCGCCGCCGCTCTGGTGGGGGCGCTGCTCCGCTTTTTCCGGCTCGGCCACCCGAGCCTGTGGATCGACGAGGTCTTCACCTGGTACGCCGCCGACATCGGCTCGCGCATGCCGTGGTCCCACGTGATCGAGAACGTGCACGGCCCGCTCTACACCCTGCTGCTGCATGCCTGGGGCGGACTCGCCGGGGACGGCGAGTGGGCGCTGCGCTTCCCGTCGGCGGTGTTCGGCACCGTCACCATCCCTGCGATCGCGTGGCTCTCGGGACGCTGGCTCGGACGATCGGCCGCGGTGCCGGCGGCGTGGCTCGCGGCCGGCTCGCCGTTCCTGGTCTGGTACTCGCAGGAGGCGCGCAACTACTCGATGCTGCTGCCGTGCGTGGCGCTCGGCGCGGTGGCGATGCTCGAGCTGCGCGAGCGGCTGAGCGCGCGCGCCCTGGTCGGCTTCCTTGCCGTTTCGAGCGCCGGGCTGCTCACCAATTTCTCCTATGCGCTGCTGGCGCCGCTCCAGCTCTACTGGTGGCTGGGGACGCGGGGCGACCGCCGGCGACGGCTGCTGCTGCTCGCCGGCGTCGCGCTGCTGATGCTGGTGGTGCTCTACCCGTGGCTGCCGCGGCTGGCCTCGGTCTGGGACTGGAAGCGGCTCGCCCAGAGCGCGGGCGAGCGCCCCGCCGAGGCATTGCGGGGCGGGCCATCGTTCCAGGTCGCCGCCTATCCGTTCACGCTCCACGTGTTCGCGGTCGGCTACACGCTCGGCCCCTCGATTCGCGAGATCCGCACGCTGGGGTCGGGAGCCGCCCTGCGCGCGCACCGGGCCGAGCTGGCGGTGGTGGCGCTGCTGTTCGGCGCGCTCGGAGTGCTCGCCCTGCGGGCCGCCGCCCGCCGCCGCGAGCGGATCGCCGCCCTGATCGCGCTGGTCGCTCCGGCGTTGTTCGTGACTTACGGAGCGATTCAGAACTTCAAGACCTTCCATCCGCGCTACGTCGCGGTGTCGTTTCCCTTCCTGCTCGCGCTGGCGGCGGCGGCGCTCGCCGACGCCCGGCCGCGCCTGCGCGCGATCCTGAGCGCGGGGCTCGCGCTCACCTGGGGCGTGTCGCTCTACCATCTGTACTTCGTGCCGCGCTACGGGAAGGAAGACATGCGTAGCGCGATCGCGAGGGTCAGGAGCGAGGCGCGGCCGGGCGAGAAGATCCTCGCCGCCGGAGCGGACGACGTGCTGTTCTATTACTATCGCGGGCCGCTTCCGATCCAGCGCTACTGGTTGGGCTGGGCGGGCGAGGGCGATCGCATGGAGGCGAAGCTGAACGAAGCGCTGGCCGGCACCCATGGCGTCTGGGTGGTGTGGAGTCGAGGCGAGGATCTCGACCCTTCCGGCCGCTTCCCGCGCTATCTCGATCAACGCTTTCAGGGCGCGGAGAGCCGGCGCTTCGAAGGCGTACGGGTGTGGCACCTGATGGGCGCCGCACCCGACTCACGCTGAGCCGGCAACCGACGGAGATCCAGAATGCGCGTCGTGGTGGTGGGACTGGGCTATGTCGGTTCGGTGTGTTCCGCGTGTCTCGCGAGCCGCGGGGCAAGCGTGGTGGGCGTGGACAGCAACGAGTTCAAGGTCGATCGCATCGAGGCCGGCCTGAGCCCGATCGTCGAGACCGGTCTCGAGCCCATGATCGCCGAGGCCCGCAAGTCCGGGGCGCTGCGTGCCACGACGACGATCGCCGAAGCCATGCCCGGCGCCGACGTGGTGCTGCTGTGCGTCGGCACCCCGAGCGCCGAGGACGGCAGCCTGTCGCTCGAACACGTGAAGCGCGCGGCGCAGGAAGTGGGCGGAGCGCTGCGCACCGCCGGCCGATTCGTCACCGTGGTGATGCGCAGCACCATGCTGCCGGGCAGCGTCGAGGACGAGATCCTGCCGGAGCTGGAGCGCGCCTCGGGGCTCAGGGCCGACGCCGATTTCGGCGTGGCCTACAACCCCGAGTTCCTCCGCGAGGGCTCGGCGGTGGCCGACTTCTTCGGCGCCGAGCTGACGGTGATCGGCGCGCGCGATCCCCGCAGCGCCGAGGCGCTGCGAACGCTCTATCAGGGGATCGGCGAGATCGTGGTGACGCCGGTCCGCACCGCCGAGCTGCTCAAGTACGTCAACAACGCCTATCACGCGCTCAAAGTGACGTTCGCGAACGAAATCGGGCGCCTGTGCAAGCGCGAAGGCATCGACAGCCACGCGGTGATGGAGCTGTTCTGCCGCGACACCCGCCTGAATCTCGGGCGCAGCTACCTCAAGCCGGGCTTCGCGTTCGGGGGCTCGTGCCTGCCCAAGGACCTGCGCGCGTTGAACCATCGAGCCCGGGTGCGCGATCTCGAGCTGCCGGTGGTGCAAGGCATACTTCGTTCGAACGATCGCCACGTCGAGGAAGCCGTGCACCTAGTCGAGCGCCTGAAGCGCCGGCGGATCGGCGTGCTCGGCCTGTCGTTCAAGGCCGGGACCGACGACCTGCGCGAGAG
The Candidatus Sulfotelmatobacter sp. DNA segment above includes these coding regions:
- a CDS encoding nucleotide sugar dehydrogenase encodes the protein MRVVVVGLGYVGSVCSACLASRGASVVGVDSNEFKVDRIEAGLSPIVETGLEPMIAEARKSGALRATTTIAEAMPGADVVLLCVGTPSAEDGSLSLEHVKRAAQEVGGALRTAGRFVTVVMRSTMLPGSVEDEILPELERASGLRADADFGVAYNPEFLREGSAVADFFGAELTVIGARDPRSAEALRTLYQGIGEIVVTPVRTAELLKYVNNAYHALKVTFANEIGRLCKREGIDSHAVMELFCRDTRLNLGRSYLKPGFAFGGSCLPKDLRALNHRARVRDLELPVVQGILRSNDRHVEEAVHLVERLKRRRIGVLGLSFKAGTDDLRESPILRVIGALVGKGYSMLLHDPHLDLERLLGANRRFVEDEVPYLPERLRGSIREVVEASEVIVVANGAREYREVGAMLKPGQALVDLVHAVDPASLAHGEYHGLAW